From Deferribacterota bacterium:
TTGAGGTGAGCTCTCCATTTCTAACAAGGGCTAGATTGTTAAAATATATATCAATTTCTTCTGTTAACATCTCAATTTTAGAGGCACCTAGGCTTGCAATAATTCTGCCCCAATTAGGATCCTCCCCATTTAGCATTGTCTTAAATAGTAATGAATTTGAAAGTTTATTAACTGCTTTTCTTGCCTCTTTTTTACTTTCAGCACCTTTTAAATAGATTAAAACGCATTTCTTAGCCCCTTCTCCATCACTAACAATACGCAATGCAAGCTCTTTG
This genomic window contains:
- a CDS encoding bifunctional ornithine acetyltransferase/N-acetylglutamate synthase — encoded protein: KELALRIVSDGEGAKKCVLIYLKGAESKKEARKAVNKLSNSLLFKTMLNGEDPNWGRIIASLGASKIEMLTEEIDIYFNNLALVRNGELTSKENEEKVAEIMKKQRYTITIDLNKGKSSYYCYTCDIGHKYIEINADYRT